A region of Aliivibrio fischeri DNA encodes the following proteins:
- a CDS encoding peptidoglycan DD-metalloendopeptidase family protein, giving the protein MPDKIRISVSHNKGTRLFAISQRRKKLVILSLVLGVSSFALSGFGLHYFYQQQESAKVAIAELQNKNNELNQLIVDNNNSNHELTQQLEAKENELLVISQRVDDVESVLGLQEISEEDSSLAEKTLEQRLDVAAIDSAVRATMFRLIPNDTPLHYTRESSSFGRRTNPISGKRQRHLGVDLTCKRGTEIYAPADGVVELARASNKGYGNLLKVQHSFGFMTMYAHLQKFKVRSGQFVKKGELIATCGNSGNSTGPHLHYEVRFLGRVLNPRSFMDWTPEKFDSLFEKERSVKWTPLVDVINNVVKLQLKLTQKPTVEQVEAINTAKAEDESSQQLTQ; this is encoded by the coding sequence ATGCCTGATAAAATTCGAATTTCCGTCTCCCACAACAAAGGAACGCGTCTTTTCGCGATCTCCCAAAGACGAAAAAAGCTGGTCATTTTATCTTTAGTACTTGGGGTTAGCTCATTTGCATTAAGTGGCTTTGGTCTACATTATTTCTATCAACAACAAGAGTCAGCAAAAGTTGCTATCGCTGAACTGCAAAACAAAAATAATGAGCTAAACCAGTTAATTGTTGATAATAACAATAGTAATCATGAGCTTACTCAACAACTAGAAGCAAAAGAAAATGAATTACTTGTTATTAGCCAACGTGTAGATGATGTTGAATCTGTACTTGGCTTACAAGAAATATCAGAAGAAGATTCATCATTAGCTGAAAAAACACTAGAGCAACGACTTGATGTTGCAGCCATTGACTCGGCAGTTAGAGCGACCATGTTTCGCCTAATCCCGAATGATACTCCCCTACATTACACGAGAGAGTCATCCAGTTTTGGACGCCGAACCAACCCTATTTCAGGTAAACGCCAACGCCACTTAGGTGTTGATTTAACCTGTAAGCGTGGAACCGAAATTTATGCTCCAGCTGATGGTGTTGTTGAACTAGCAAGAGCCAGTAATAAAGGTTACGGTAACCTATTAAAAGTTCAGCATTCATTCGGTTTTATGACCATGTATGCACACCTACAAAAATTTAAAGTTCGCTCAGGACAGTTCGTTAAAAAAGGTGAACTGATTGCTACTTGTGGTAACTCTGGTAATTCAACAGGACCACACTTACATTATGAAGTGCGTTTCTTAGGTCGAGTTTTAAATCCAAGATCGTTTATGGATTGGACGCCAGAAAAGTTTGATAGCCTCTTTGAAAAAGAACGAAGTGTAAAGTGGACACCTTTGGTTGACGTTATTAATAATGTAGTAAAACTGCAATTAAAGTTGACACAAAAACCAACGGTTGAACAAGTTGAAGCAATTAACACAGCGAAAGCTGAAGACGAAAGTAGTCAGCAATTGACACAATAA
- the rpsP gene encoding 30S ribosomal protein S16, giving the protein MVTIRLARHGAKKRPFYQIVVADSRFKATGRYIEKVGFFNPTAQGQEEGLRLDLDRVGHWVEQGAGLSDRVAKLVKDAKKAA; this is encoded by the coding sequence ATGGTTACCATTCGTTTGGCACGTCACGGCGCTAAGAAGCGTCCATTCTATCAAATCGTTGTAGCGGACAGCCGTTTCAAAGCAACTGGTCGTTACATTGAGAAAGTAGGTTTCTTTAACCCTACAGCACAAGGTCAAGAAGAAGGTCTACGTTTAGATCTAGACCGTGTTGGCCACTGGGTTGAGCAAGGCGCTGGTCTTTCTGATCGTGTAGCTAAGCTAGTTAAAGACGCTAAAAAAGCGGCTTAA
- the tyrA gene encoding bifunctional chorismate mutase/prephenate dehydrogenase, whose amino-acid sequence MAVELSHLRDQIDAVDKQMLDLLAQRLHLVEQVGEVKSAHGLPIYDPSREAAMLASRRSEAEKKGVPPSLIEDILRRTMRESYSSENDSGFKCLKPELRPIVVVGGNGQLGGLFAKMFKLSGYQVRILGSQDWDNSDEILDNAGMVVVTVPINLTIDVINKLSRLPEDCILCDLTSIKQKPLAAMMEVHKGPVVGLHPMFGPDVPSLAKQVIVMCDGRGKEHYSWLKNQFEIWGAIVRDISANEHDHGMTLIQALRHFTSFAYGQHLAKENPDIEQLLNLSSPIYRLELLMVGRLFAQDPNLYADIILSSDENIEMIKRFHQRFGDAISLLEEHNRSGFIKNFEEVEAWFGDYAEQFLIESKSLLRQANDSIHRERN is encoded by the coding sequence ATGGCGGTAGAACTAAGTCATTTACGCGATCAAATTGATGCGGTAGATAAACAGATGTTGGATCTTTTAGCTCAACGTTTACATTTAGTTGAGCAGGTTGGTGAAGTAAAAAGTGCACATGGATTGCCTATTTATGATCCAAGCCGAGAAGCGGCAATGTTAGCATCAAGACGCTCAGAGGCTGAAAAAAAAGGCGTACCGCCCTCATTAATTGAAGATATTCTTCGCAGAACAATGCGTGAGTCTTATAGCAGTGAAAATGATTCTGGTTTTAAGTGTTTAAAACCAGAGTTAAGGCCGATCGTTGTTGTTGGTGGTAATGGGCAACTTGGTGGATTATTCGCCAAAATGTTTAAATTATCTGGTTATCAAGTTCGAATTCTTGGTAGTCAAGATTGGGATAATTCTGATGAGATCCTAGATAATGCAGGTATGGTTGTTGTTACGGTTCCTATCAACTTAACCATTGATGTAATTAATAAATTATCAAGGTTACCTGAGGATTGCATCCTTTGTGATTTAACCTCAATTAAGCAGAAACCTCTTGCTGCAATGATGGAAGTTCATAAAGGCCCTGTTGTTGGATTGCACCCAATGTTTGGCCCTGATGTTCCAAGCCTTGCAAAACAAGTTATTGTTATGTGTGATGGTCGAGGTAAAGAGCACTATAGTTGGTTGAAGAACCAATTTGAGATTTGGGGGGCAATCGTACGTGATATTTCTGCGAATGAGCATGATCATGGTATGACTCTAATTCAAGCATTACGCCACTTTACTTCGTTTGCCTATGGACAGCATTTAGCAAAAGAGAATCCTGATATTGAACAGTTGCTTAACTTAAGCTCTCCAATTTATCGTTTAGAGCTATTGATGGTTGGTCGATTATTTGCTCAAGATCCAAATTTATACGCAGATATCATTCTTTCTTCTGATGAAAATATTGAAATGATAAAGCGATTCCATCAACGTTTTGGTGATGCAATCTCATTGCTAGAAGAACATAATCGTTCAGGATTCATTAAAAACTTTGAAGAAGTAGAAGCTTGGTTTGGTGATTATGCTGAACAGTTTTTAATTGAAAGCAAAAGTTTACTCAGACAAGCGAATGATTCGATTCACCGTGAACGTAATTAG
- the rimM gene encoding ribosome maturation factor RimM (Essential for efficient processing of 16S rRNA): MSKQDEVIVVGKFGASYGIRGWLKVVSFTDQPESIFDYKPWLIQVKGEWVEFSVESWKRHKGLVCKLKGLDVREEAQTYTNLEIAVKADALPELSEDEFYWRELFGMEVVTTKGYALGVVDDIFETGSNDVLVVKANLKDAFGKKERLIPFIDEQVIKLIDREAQRIEVDWDPGF, translated from the coding sequence ATGAGTAAGCAAGACGAAGTTATTGTTGTAGGTAAGTTTGGTGCTTCCTATGGTATTCGTGGATGGTTGAAAGTAGTTTCTTTTACAGATCAACCTGAAAGTATTTTCGACTACAAACCTTGGCTTATCCAAGTTAAAGGTGAATGGGTCGAGTTTTCAGTTGAAAGCTGGAAACGTCATAAAGGTTTGGTGTGCAAACTGAAAGGGTTAGATGTTCGAGAAGAAGCTCAAACATATACTAACCTAGAAATTGCAGTTAAAGCAGACGCACTACCTGAGCTGTCAGAAGATGAATTCTACTGGCGTGAATTGTTTGGTATGGAAGTGGTTACAACTAAAGGCTATGCGCTTGGCGTTGTTGACGACATTTTTGAAACCGGATCAAACGATGTTCTTGTAGTCAAAGCCAACCTGAAAGATGCTTTTGGTAAAAAGGAACGATTGATTCCTTTTATTGATGAGCAAGTGATCAAATTAATTGATCGTGAAGCTCAACGGATCGAAGTTGACTGGGATCCTGGGTTTTAA
- a CDS encoding 3-deoxy-7-phosphoheptulonate synthase, whose translation MRKSELSNINIIDEQVLITPQELKNKIPLSENARQFIQQSRQTISNIIHKKDHRLLIVCGPCSIHDIDAAKEYAKRLKVIAEDLKDQLYIVMRVYFEKPRTTVGWKGLINDPHLDGSFDIEQGLHSARQLLVDLAEMEIPLATEALDPISPQYIGDTFSWAAIGARTTESQTHREMASGLSVPVGFKNGTDGSLSTSINAMQAAASGHRFMGINSEGQVALLTTQGNPNGHVILRGGKQTNYDSVSVTECEEELANSNLDAALMIDCSHANSRKDYRRQPLVAEDVIHQIREGNKSIIGLMIESHLNEGNQPSDIPLSEMKYGVSITDACINWESTEALLRHTHKELTPILEERLKG comes from the coding sequence ATGAGAAAAAGTGAATTAAGTAATATCAATATTATCGATGAGCAGGTGCTGATCACTCCACAAGAGCTTAAAAATAAGATCCCTTTAAGCGAAAATGCTCGCCAGTTTATCCAACAATCCCGTCAAACTATTTCTAATATCATTCATAAAAAAGATCACCGTCTATTAATTGTTTGTGGTCCATGTTCAATTCATGATATCGATGCAGCAAAAGAATATGCAAAACGTTTAAAGGTGATCGCAGAAGATCTAAAAGATCAACTGTACATTGTTATGCGTGTCTACTTTGAAAAACCACGAACTACAGTAGGCTGGAAAGGCTTGATTAATGATCCTCACCTTGATGGTTCATTTGATATTGAACAAGGTCTACATTCTGCACGACAATTATTAGTTGATTTAGCTGAGATGGAAATCCCTCTGGCAACAGAAGCACTAGATCCAATTAGTCCGCAATACATTGGTGATACATTTAGTTGGGCTGCAATTGGGGCTCGAACCACTGAATCTCAAACTCACCGTGAAATGGCAAGTGGTTTATCTGTTCCTGTAGGCTTTAAAAATGGTACTGATGGCAGCTTATCGACATCGATTAATGCAATGCAAGCTGCGGCTTCTGGACACCGTTTCATGGGTATTAATAGCGAAGGTCAGGTTGCTTTACTTACAACCCAAGGTAACCCTAATGGTCATGTTATTTTACGTGGTGGTAAACAAACTAATTATGATTCGGTTTCAGTAACAGAGTGCGAAGAAGAATTAGCAAATTCAAATTTAGATGCGGCTTTAATGATTGATTGTAGTCACGCAAATTCACGTAAAGATTACCGTCGTCAGCCTTTAGTTGCTGAAGATGTTATTCATCAAATTCGTGAAGGTAATAAATCGATTATTGGATTGATGATTGAGAGTCATTTAAATGAAGGGAATCAACCATCAGATATACCATTGTCTGAGATGAAATATGGCGTATCTATTACAGATGCCTGTATCAATTGGGAATCAACTGAGGCACTATTACGTCATACTCACAAAGAATTAACTCCGATATTGGAAGAGCGTTTAAAAGGATAG
- the ffh gene encoding signal recognition particle protein, whose amino-acid sequence MFDNLTDRLSRTLKNISGKGRLTEDNIKETLREVRMALLEADVALPVVRDFVKRVKEGAVGVEVSKSLTPGQEFIKIVQAELEAVMGDSNEALNLACQPPAVILMAGLQGAGKTTSTGKLAKLLKERDKKKVLVVSADVYRPAAIKQLETLAADVDVDFFPSSADQKPIDIVDAAISHAKLKFFDVVIVDTAGRLAVDTEMMDEIKQLHAHVNPIETLFVVDAMTGQDAANTAKAFGDALPLTGVILTKVDGDARGGAALSVRHITGKPVKFLGVGEKTDALEPFHPERIASRILGMGDVLSLIEDLEKNVDKEKAEKLAKKFKEKKGFDLEDFREQLGQMKNMGGMMGMMDKLPGMSQLPSDVKDKVDDKMFNQMEAIINSMTMKERQRPEIIKGSRKKRIAAGSGVQVQDVNRMLKQFTQMQKMMKKMQKGGMKGMMRNMQGMMGGMGGMGGFGR is encoded by the coding sequence ATGTTTGATAATTTAACGGATAGACTATCCAGAACACTGAAAAATATCAGTGGTAAAGGTCGATTAACAGAAGACAACATTAAAGAAACGCTACGTGAAGTACGTATGGCGTTACTGGAAGCTGATGTAGCTTTACCAGTGGTTCGTGATTTTGTAAAACGCGTAAAAGAAGGTGCTGTAGGTGTTGAAGTATCAAAAAGCTTAACACCTGGCCAAGAATTCATAAAAATTGTTCAAGCTGAACTAGAAGCAGTTATGGGGGATTCTAACGAAGCCCTTAACCTAGCTTGTCAGCCGCCAGCGGTTATTTTAATGGCAGGTTTACAAGGTGCAGGTAAAACAACAAGTACCGGTAAATTAGCTAAACTATTAAAAGAGCGCGACAAGAAAAAGGTATTAGTAGTTTCTGCCGATGTTTATCGTCCTGCGGCGATCAAACAGTTAGAAACATTAGCAGCAGATGTGGATGTTGATTTCTTCCCATCTAGTGCAGATCAAAAGCCTATTGATATTGTTGATGCGGCGATTAGCCACGCAAAACTGAAGTTCTTTGATGTTGTTATTGTCGATACAGCAGGTCGTTTGGCCGTTGATACCGAAATGATGGATGAAATCAAACAGCTTCATGCTCATGTAAATCCGATTGAGACTCTGTTTGTTGTTGATGCAATGACAGGTCAAGATGCGGCAAATACAGCAAAAGCGTTTGGTGATGCTTTACCTCTAACTGGTGTTATTTTAACAAAGGTTGATGGTGATGCTCGTGGTGGTGCTGCATTATCAGTTCGTCATATTACAGGTAAACCAGTTAAATTCTTAGGTGTTGGTGAAAAAACTGACGCACTAGAACCGTTCCACCCAGAACGTATTGCTTCTCGAATTTTAGGTATGGGTGATGTTCTTTCTTTAATTGAAGATCTTGAAAAGAACGTAGATAAAGAAAAAGCAGAGAAACTGGCTAAAAAATTCAAAGAGAAAAAAGGCTTTGATTTAGAAGATTTCCGTGAGCAGCTTGGTCAGATGAAAAACATGGGCGGCATGATGGGCATGATGGATAAGCTTCCAGGAATGTCTCAGCTACCAAGTGATGTGAAAGATAAAGTTGATGATAAAATGTTCAATCAAATGGAAGCTATTATTAATTCCATGACGATGAAAGAGCGTCAACGTCCTGAAATCATCAAAGGTTCACGCAAAAAACGTATCGCTGCGGGTTCTGGTGTACAAGTTCAAGATGTAAACCGTATGCTAAAACAATTCACCCAAATGCAGAAGATGATGAAGAAAATGCAGAAGGGTGGCATGAAAGGCATGATGCGTAATATGCAAGGTATGATGGGTGGTATGGGCGGAATGGGTGGCTTCGGTCGCTAA
- a CDS encoding transglycosylase SLT domain-containing protein, translating to MKYTQYKLGMMTALCIGMNVQVVDASPVDTWRAQYQEAKTLLNEKKYDEYKKVRAELDGYSLAPYLDYRELRMDLSSKTPDDIRLFKHNHQSLPIGNSLSYQYLVILGLNERWAEFIDYFPNEPSSKNLQCYYYQAKNKLGDKTTAWKGAEQLWLTGSSVTYECDDLFQDWAEAGKLSDDLIIERMLLVYKARNNNLFSYLEKMLKTDAAKEKAQHIVTLFNDPDLLESFSKSNKKTEFSKQLTLISMEREARKNPKKAIEILPEIAKKQQFTQDELVQVKRRIVSSIMSTESAELAQWRDKELAANPEDSFIERRIRVAIRAADWDDVSNWIGYLTPTAKNSLRWQFWTAQIESKEGEQDKADARLKKLLGQRNFYSVAAANILGEPIQYPMNTAPRNIKPIKDKYSVELARIKELIAIDEIPTAKSEWEYLLNRASKTEVKELASYAAQHRWHHFTVLATIKGRMWGYLSLRFPIAHQWWFNHYSKELGLDKVTLMSLSRQESALYAEAQSPVGARGLMQIMPATAKYTAKKIDYDKYEGVDSLNDVDVNIHIGSNYLKGLLDDYDGNRIFALAGYNAGPHRVKRWRAVSDEKLDAYAFIEAIPFKETRGYVQNILMFETYYRSLLGEKGAFLSEKELNLKY from the coding sequence ATGAAATATACACAATATAAGTTAGGGATGATGACGGCATTGTGCATAGGTATGAATGTACAAGTTGTTGATGCGTCACCTGTTGATACATGGCGAGCACAATACCAAGAAGCAAAAACGCTACTTAATGAAAAAAAATACGATGAATATAAAAAAGTAAGGGCTGAACTTGATGGTTATTCATTAGCACCTTATTTGGATTACCGTGAATTAAGAATGGATTTAAGCTCTAAAACGCCTGATGATATTCGGTTGTTCAAACATAATCATCAGTCATTACCTATTGGTAACTCTCTTTCATACCAATACTTAGTCATTCTTGGTTTAAACGAGCGTTGGGCTGAGTTTATTGATTATTTCCCCAACGAACCAAGCAGCAAAAACCTACAGTGTTATTACTATCAAGCAAAAAATAAACTGGGTGATAAGACGACAGCTTGGAAAGGTGCGGAGCAATTATGGCTAACAGGTAGCTCTGTTACTTATGAATGTGATGATTTATTTCAAGATTGGGCTGAAGCTGGGAAACTCAGTGATGATTTAATTATTGAACGTATGCTTTTAGTTTATAAAGCTCGTAATAATAATTTGTTTTCTTATTTAGAAAAAATGTTGAAAACAGATGCCGCAAAAGAAAAAGCACAGCATATTGTCACTTTGTTTAATGATCCTGATTTGTTAGAAAGTTTTTCAAAGAGTAATAAAAAAACAGAGTTTTCTAAGCAATTAACGCTTATTTCTATGGAAAGAGAAGCTCGTAAAAACCCTAAAAAAGCGATAGAAATATTGCCTGAAATTGCTAAAAAGCAGCAGTTTACTCAAGACGAGTTGGTTCAGGTTAAACGACGCATTGTTAGTAGCATTATGTCAACTGAGTCAGCAGAACTTGCACAATGGAGAGATAAAGAGCTAGCTGCTAACCCTGAAGATTCATTTATTGAGCGCCGAATTCGTGTTGCTATTCGTGCAGCTGATTGGGATGACGTAAGCAACTGGATTGGGTATTTAACACCAACAGCTAAAAATTCATTACGTTGGCAGTTCTGGACGGCACAGATTGAAAGTAAAGAAGGTGAGCAAGATAAAGCTGATGCTCGTTTAAAAAAATTACTTGGTCAGCGTAATTTTTATAGTGTTGCTGCGGCAAATATTTTAGGTGAACCTATTCAATATCCAATGAATACCGCTCCTAGAAATATTAAGCCGATTAAAGATAAATACAGTGTAGAGCTTGCACGTATTAAAGAATTAATTGCGATTGATGAGATCCCTACAGCCAAAAGTGAGTGGGAATATTTGCTAAACCGAGCATCAAAAACTGAAGTGAAAGAATTAGCAAGTTATGCTGCTCAGCATCGTTGGCATCACTTTACTGTTCTGGCGACCATCAAAGGAAGAATGTGGGGATATTTGAGCTTACGTTTCCCTATAGCACATCAGTGGTGGTTTAATCATTACAGTAAGGAACTTGGTTTAGATAAAGTGACGTTAATGTCGTTATCTCGACAAGAAAGTGCACTGTATGCAGAAGCTCAATCACCGGTAGGTGCTCGTGGTTTGATGCAAATTATGCCAGCAACAGCGAAATATACCGCGAAGAAGATTGATTACGATAAATATGAAGGTGTTGATAGTTTGAATGATGTTGATGTGAATATTCACATTGGTTCAAATTACCTTAAGGGTTTATTAGATGATTATGATGGAAACCGTATTTTTGCTCTTGCAGGTTATAATGCCGGCCCTCATCGTGTTAAGCGTTGGAGAGCGGTTTCTGATGAAAAGCTAGATGCTTATGCTTTTATTGAAGCTATTCCATTCAAGGAAACTAGAGGGTATGTACAAAACATTTTAATGTTTGAAACTTACTATCGTAGTTTATTGGGTGAAAAAGGTGCTTTTTTATCCGAGAAAGAGCTGAATTTAAAGTATTGA
- the ettA gene encoding energy-dependent translational throttle protein EttA — protein sequence MAEYVYTMSRVSKIVPPKRQILKDISLSFFPGAKIGVLGLNGSGKSTLLRIMAGLDTDIDGEARPQAGLNVGYLPQEPVLDESKTVREIVEEAVSDVAGALARLDAVYAAYAEEGADFDALAKEQGELEALIQAKDGHNLDNALERAADALRLPEWDAKIEHLSGGERRRVAICRLLLEKPDMLLLDEPTNHLDAESVAWLEHFLVDYSGTVVAITHDRYFLDNAAGWILELDRGEGIPWEGNYTSWLEQKDDRLKQEAAKENARQKTIEKELEWVRQNPKGRQAKSKARMARFEELQSSDHQKRNETNELFIPPGERLGDKVLEVNNLTKSFGDRVLIDDLSFSMPKGAIVGIIGANGAGKSTLFKMLSGAETPDSGTIELGETVKLASVDQFRDSMDDTKTVFQEISEGADIIKINNFEIPARAYCSRFNFKGNDQQKIIGELSGGERNRVHLAKLLKTGGNVLLLDEPTNDLDVETLRALEEALLEFPGCAMVISHDRWFLDRIATHILDYRDEGQVNFFEGNYTEYSEWLKKTLGAQAAEPHRIKYKRMTK from the coding sequence ATGGCTGAATACGTATATACAATGTCACGAGTGAGCAAAATTGTTCCTCCTAAAAGACAAATCCTGAAAGACATTTCTCTTAGCTTCTTCCCTGGTGCAAAAATTGGTGTTTTGGGTCTAAATGGCTCAGGTAAATCAACACTACTTCGCATTATGGCAGGTCTTGATACTGATATTGATGGTGAAGCTCGTCCACAAGCGGGATTAAATGTTGGCTATCTTCCACAAGAACCTGTACTTGATGAATCAAAAACAGTTCGTGAAATTGTTGAAGAGGCTGTTTCTGATGTAGCAGGTGCACTAGCTCGCCTTGATGCGGTTTATGCAGCTTACGCTGAAGAAGGTGCTGATTTCGATGCTCTAGCTAAAGAGCAAGGTGAACTTGAAGCATTAATTCAAGCAAAAGATGGTCATAATCTGGATAACGCTTTAGAGCGTGCAGCTGACGCACTACGTCTACCAGAGTGGGATGCTAAAATTGAACACTTATCTGGTGGTGAACGTCGCCGTGTTGCTATCTGTCGTCTTCTTCTAGAAAAACCAGATATGCTGCTACTTGATGAACCAACCAACCACCTTGATGCTGAATCAGTTGCATGGCTTGAGCACTTCCTTGTTGATTATTCAGGTACTGTTGTGGCAATTACCCATGACCGTTATTTCCTTGATAATGCTGCGGGTTGGATCCTAGAGCTTGACCGTGGTGAAGGTATTCCATGGGAAGGTAACTATACCTCTTGGCTTGAGCAAAAAGATGACCGTTTAAAACAAGAAGCGGCAAAAGAAAATGCTCGTCAGAAAACGATTGAAAAAGAACTTGAGTGGGTTCGTCAAAACCCTAAAGGCCGCCAAGCTAAATCTAAAGCTCGTATGGCTCGTTTTGAAGAACTACAAAGCTCTGATCACCAAAAACGTAATGAAACAAACGAACTGTTCATTCCGCCAGGTGAACGTCTAGGTGACAAAGTTCTTGAAGTGAACAACCTAACTAAATCGTTTGGTGATCGTGTGCTGATTGATGACCTATCATTCAGCATGCCAAAAGGTGCTATCGTGGGTATCATCGGTGCCAATGGTGCAGGTAAATCAACACTATTTAAGATGCTAAGTGGTGCTGAAACACCGGATTCAGGTACGATTGAATTAGGTGAAACTGTAAAACTTGCTTCTGTTGATCAATTCCGTGATTCAATGGATGACACAAAAACAGTTTTCCAAGAGATCTCTGAAGGCGCTGATATCATTAAGATCAACAATTTCGAAATCCCAGCTCGTGCTTACTGTTCTCGCTTTAACTTCAAAGGCAACGACCAACAAAAAATTATTGGTGAGTTATCTGGTGGTGAGCGTAACCGTGTTCACTTAGCTAAACTGCTAAAAACTGGCGGTAACGTACTGTTACTCGATGAACCTACCAATGACCTTGATGTTGAAACATTACGTGCACTAGAAGAAGCATTACTTGAGTTCCCTGGTTGTGCAATGGTTATCTCGCACGACCGTTGGTTCCTAGACCGTATCGCTACACACATTCTAGACTACCGTGATGAAGGCCAAGTAAACTTCTTTGAAGGTAACTACACTGAATACAGTGAATGGTTGAAGAAGACCCTAGGTGCGCAAGCTGCTGAACCTCATCGCATCAAGTACAAGCGTATGACTAAGTAA
- the trmD gene encoding tRNA (guanosine(37)-N1)-methyltransferase TrmD: MWVGVISLFPEMFRSVTDFGVTSQAIKKGLLSIETWNPRDFTHDKHRTVDDRPYGGGPGMLMMVQPLRDAITAAREASPGKTKVIYLSPQGRTLNQAGVEELATNENLILICGRYEGVDERIIQSEVDEEWSIGDFVLTGGELPAMTLIDSVSRFVPGVLGDFASAEEDSFADGLLDCPHYTRPEVLDGKEVPSVLKSGNHKDIARWRMKQSLGRTWLRRPELLGNLALTDEQELLLAEFVREERQNSK, from the coding sequence ATGTGGGTTGGCGTTATTAGCCTATTTCCTGAAATGTTCCGTTCGGTTACCGATTTTGGGGTAACTAGCCAAGCAATAAAAAAAGGTCTTTTATCTATTGAGACATGGAATCCTAGAGATTTCACTCATGATAAACATCGCACTGTTGATGACCGACCTTATGGTGGTGGTCCTGGAATGTTAATGATGGTACAGCCTTTGCGCGATGCCATTACTGCAGCCAGAGAAGCGTCACCCGGCAAAACGAAAGTGATTTACCTTTCACCTCAAGGCAGAACGCTGAATCAAGCTGGTGTTGAGGAGTTAGCGACAAACGAGAATTTAATTCTAATTTGTGGCCGATATGAAGGTGTAGATGAGCGCATAATACAATCTGAAGTTGACGAAGAATGGTCAATCGGGGATTTTGTGCTTACAGGTGGGGAACTCCCTGCTATGACGTTGATTGATTCTGTATCTCGGTTTGTTCCGGGTGTATTAGGTGATTTCGCGTCCGCTGAAGAAGATTCTTTTGCAGACGGTTTGTTAGATTGTCCGCACTATACAAGACCTGAGGTTTTGGATGGTAAGGAAGTACCTAGTGTACTTAAATCTGGAAATCATAAAGATATCGCTCGTTGGCGAATGAAACAATCGTTAGGCCGTACTTGGCTAAGAAGACCAGAGCTCCTGGGAAATCTAGCTCTGACTGACGAACAGGAATTATTACTGGCTGAGTTTGTTCGTGAAGAACGCCAGAACAGTAAGTAA
- a CDS encoding PilZ domain-containing protein, giving the protein MIERRKFSRVIYQADVALIQGAQQYSGSLIDLSLHGLLIKLNDDNALNSAGKLIVHFALNDSDINIIAECEIVNNTNNLLRLCIRHIDIDSISHLKRLVELNVGNSELLLRQLSELTETH; this is encoded by the coding sequence ATGATTGAAAGACGCAAGTTTTCTCGTGTAATTTATCAAGCAGATGTAGCACTAATCCAAGGCGCTCAGCAATACAGCGGCTCATTGATTGATTTGTCTTTACATGGCTTATTAATAAAACTTAATGATGATAATGCTCTTAACTCAGCGGGTAAATTAATTGTACATTTTGCTCTAAACGACAGTGATATCAATATTATTGCTGAATGTGAAATTGTGAATAATACAAATAATCTGCTGAGGCTCTGTATTCGCCATATAGATATTGATAGTATTAGCCACCTTAAACGCTTAGTTGAACTTAACGTTGGTAATAGCGAACTATTATTACGTCAGTTATCAGAACTCACCGAAACACATTAA
- the rplS gene encoding 50S ribosomal protein L19: MSNIIKALEDEQLKQDLPKFAPGDTVVVQVKVKEGDRERLQAFEGVVIAIRNRGLHSAFTVRKISNGEGVERTFQTHSPVVNSIEVKRRGAVRRAKLYYLRERSGKSARIKEKLAKK; this comes from the coding sequence ATGAGCAACATCATTAAAGCTCTTGAAGATGAGCAACTAAAACAAGACCTACCTAAATTCGCTCCAGGTGACACTGTAGTAGTTCAGGTTAAAGTTAAAGAAGGTGACCGTGAGCGTCTACAGGCATTCGAAGGCGTTGTAATCGCTATTCGTAACCGTGGTCTACACTCTGCGTTCACTGTACGTAAGATTTCTAACGGTGAAGGTGTTGAGCGTACGTTCCAAACACACTCTCCAGTTGTAAACAGCATCGAAGTTAAACGTCGCGGTGCAGTACGTCGTGCCAAGTTGTACTACCTACGTGAGCGTTCTGGTAAATCAGCTCGTATCAAAGAGAAGCTGGCTAAAAAGTAA